The Muricauda sp. SCSIO 65647 genome includes a region encoding these proteins:
- a CDS encoding efflux RND transporter permease subunit, whose amino-acid sequence MKVTNFAVSRPVTTSMVFLALLLFGFMSYVKLPVNLMPEVNLPAMVIVTDYPGATPGEVETEITNLLEKEVATINGLKLMQSYSMPNMSMIIVQFELDKNQDKAMAELRNKIDLVVSFLPKEAKLPFVRKRSKPLLAPFSMNSGSVVDLIITGNVDANKLYQLSRREIKDKISRIDGVTKIEFNGGKLREIHVEVDKNGLYGLGMNITAVATQLKDNNVDMSGGDIVREDRESIIKTGSKYNSVQSVKSTYIATPYGEKKLTDFAAVKDTFQLAKKDAFFYDGIEKKELNNIVGISVQKSSTANAVSIAKAVKELVPEIQKNLPEGVTLSLPFDSSEYIESSVNDAMMNVILGIIVTGLILFLFVNNIKATVIVSISIPVSLIINFLAMRLFDGSLNMLSLMSFAVAIGALVSNSIVVLENILRLKKEGLPIKEACVTGTQEVFTAVLASTGTNLVVFLPIASMNSIVGAFFREYALTISFATIFSLLVSITLTPMLASILLKNDPKPSKFSNWIIKSFDRLQELYEKSLRRLMSRKRNPIILFAVMFFFFIMSMGLLGEIGFEFEPESDNGDLFVELEMQPGTSIEKNRELTKLVEQKIATYPEVKAVLSMLGSKNSFTTGSNYTNISLKLNKSVERELSNGQIGQKLLNDLKEIPEIKPVVATTSSEESGDLGFSLKSNDAAQLSRANDQVMDLLKDVEGLISFESSLRNGPPLLQFKPKKRLLAELGISVNELALVIRSAITGIKATVMSENDVEYNINIKVPVSQANSVEDIKQLPLHTATGMFTVGQLAEVSYETAPAQILHKEKSKTAEFSATLAPGYILGDVRSTIDSKLNEINLPSGVDFQWSGNVEELDNTVADMTITFILALVLMYMLLASLMESLWQPLVIFTTVPMALIGVFVIMYFAGTTMNIMSLMAIITLLGLVVNDDILIHDYTEQLMHKKKMDIHSATILSGKTKMKAVIMTTVAIIFGMLPNAIGLGDAGAEYRIPMAIVTIGGMITSTVLTLYLIPSLFYVIRSRRQKKADHETLKN is encoded by the coding sequence ATGAAAGTCACCAATTTCGCAGTCTCTAGGCCGGTAACCACATCAATGGTCTTTTTGGCGCTGTTGCTGTTCGGATTTATGTCGTATGTAAAACTACCGGTAAACCTGATGCCCGAGGTAAATCTTCCGGCCATGGTAATCGTTACGGACTATCCTGGAGCAACTCCCGGTGAAGTGGAGACCGAGATCACCAATCTACTTGAAAAAGAAGTGGCCACCATCAATGGGTTAAAACTCATGCAGTCTTACTCCATGCCCAATATGTCCATGATCATCGTTCAGTTTGAATTGGACAAAAACCAAGATAAGGCCATGGCCGAACTGCGCAACAAGATAGATCTGGTGGTTTCCTTTTTGCCCAAAGAGGCCAAATTGCCATTCGTTCGCAAACGATCCAAGCCCCTATTGGCCCCTTTTAGTATGAACAGTGGTTCTGTGGTCGATCTGATCATTACCGGAAATGTCGATGCCAACAAACTCTACCAGCTATCGAGACGGGAAATCAAGGACAAAATTTCGCGTATCGACGGGGTGACCAAAATTGAGTTCAACGGTGGAAAATTACGTGAAATTCATGTAGAGGTCGATAAGAACGGTCTATATGGTTTGGGCATGAACATTACAGCGGTCGCCACTCAATTAAAAGACAACAATGTAGATATGTCAGGAGGCGACATTGTAAGGGAAGACCGTGAATCTATCATAAAGACCGGGAGCAAATACAACTCTGTACAATCCGTCAAAAGCACCTACATCGCCACCCCTTATGGGGAAAAGAAGCTGACCGATTTTGCTGCGGTAAAAGACACCTTCCAACTCGCAAAAAAAGATGCTTTCTTTTACGATGGTATTGAAAAAAAGGAACTTAACAATATTGTGGGCATAAGCGTGCAGAAAAGCAGCACCGCAAATGCAGTGTCCATAGCCAAGGCGGTAAAGGAACTGGTCCCTGAAATTCAAAAAAACTTGCCTGAAGGGGTTACCCTGAGCTTGCCATTTGACTCTTCAGAATATATCGAAAGCTCGGTGAACGATGCCATGATGAACGTTATTCTCGGCATTATCGTCACGGGTCTGATCTTGTTTCTCTTTGTGAACAATATCAAGGCCACGGTAATCGTGAGCATCTCCATTCCCGTATCGCTCATTATCAATTTTTTGGCCATGAGGCTCTTTGATGGATCACTCAATATGCTGTCGTTGATGAGCTTTGCCGTAGCCATTGGCGCCTTGGTTTCCAACTCTATAGTGGTTTTGGAGAACATTCTTCGTCTCAAAAAAGAGGGTTTGCCCATAAAAGAGGCCTGCGTCACCGGTACCCAAGAAGTGTTTACGGCAGTATTGGCCTCGACAGGCACAAACTTGGTGGTGTTCTTGCCCATTGCATCCATGAACTCGATAGTCGGTGCATTTTTTAGGGAATACGCCCTGACCATTTCATTCGCGACCATTTTTTCACTTCTGGTCTCCATTACCTTAACCCCGATGCTCGCCTCGATTCTATTGAAGAACGATCCAAAACCCTCTAAATTCTCCAATTGGATCATCAAATCATTTGACAGGCTACAAGAACTCTATGAAAAGTCATTGCGAAGGTTGATGTCAAGAAAACGCAACCCTATCATCTTGTTTGCCGTGATGTTCTTCTTCTTTATCATGAGCATGGGGTTGTTGGGGGAAATCGGATTTGAGTTCGAGCCAGAATCAGACAACGGCGATTTGTTTGTAGAGCTTGAAATGCAACCGGGCACCTCAATCGAGAAGAACAGGGAATTGACCAAATTGGTCGAACAAAAGATCGCCACATATCCTGAAGTAAAGGCGGTATTGAGTATGTTGGGCAGTAAAAACTCCTTTACCACGGGCTCTAATTATACCAACATCTCACTGAAGCTCAACAAAAGTGTGGAACGCGAGCTGTCGAATGGCCAAATTGGCCAGAAACTACTAAATGACCTCAAAGAGATTCCTGAAATAAAACCTGTGGTGGCGACCACAAGTTCTGAAGAAAGTGGTGATCTGGGGTTCTCCTTAAAATCCAATGATGCCGCACAACTGTCCCGAGCAAATGATCAGGTCATGGACCTGTTGAAAGATGTGGAAGGTCTAATTTCATTTGAATCAAGTCTGCGAAATGGCCCACCCTTGCTTCAATTCAAGCCCAAGAAGCGTTTGTTGGCCGAATTGGGCATCTCGGTCAATGAACTGGCATTGGTCATTCGAAGTGCCATTACAGGTATCAAGGCGACGGTGATGAGTGAAAATGATGTGGAGTACAACATCAACATCAAGGTTCCCGTTTCCCAGGCCAACTCTGTCGAGGATATCAAGCAGCTCCCCCTTCACACCGCGACGGGCATGTTTACCGTGGGGCAGTTGGCCGAGGTGTCTTATGAAACCGCCCCTGCCCAAATACTCCATAAAGAAAAGTCAAAAACGGCAGAGTTCAGCGCTACATTGGCCCCCGGTTACATATTGGGAGATGTCAGGTCAACCATCGATTCAAAGCTTAACGAAATAAATCTGCCCTCTGGCGTAGATTTCCAATGGAGCGGCAACGTGGAGGAATTGGACAATACGGTGGCCGATATGACGATCACTTTTATATTGGCGCTGGTATTGATGTACATGTTGTTGGCCTCGCTCATGGAAAGTTTATGGCAGCCATTGGTCATTTTCACTACTGTTCCCATGGCGTTGATAGGGGTATTTGTGATCATGTATTTTGCCGGCACTACTATGAACATCATGTCTTTAATGGCCATCATTACCCTATTGGGCCTCGTGGTCAATGACGATATTTTGATCCACGACTATACTGAACAGTTGATGCACAAGAAAAAAATGGATATTCATAGTGCGACCATTCTTTCAGGAAAGACCAAAATGAAGGCCGTTATCATGACCACGGTCGCCATTATATTCGGTATGCTGCCCAATGCCATCGGTCTTGGGGATGCAGGAGCGGAATACAGAATACCCATGGCCATAGTCACCATTGGCGGAATGATCACCTCTACGGTGCTCACGCTGTATTTGATTCCCTCCCTGTTCTATGTCATTAGAAGTAGAAGGCAAAAAAAAGCAGATCATGAAACCCTCAAAAATTGA
- a CDS encoding helix-turn-helix domain-containing protein: MDALNIAPLLSLTVGVFLFIFILFRKSGLGRDKRLRYVLAALVFYFAFVSFDYYTTLSERGSNWYFGISYMFHHLVGFLFYYFIALLIKLPVAFKKWVFIVSGITLLRWLFFYPLFEYENIDEFFTLLQTSEYAEWLFLEYLLVTLLNIFFFFLAFYRFRKAPMALVLTKDEKLKYKWAKLILIALVILQLGMFINLLVNGYTMDTYQISMKFESLLIAIFFFIFAYSIMHFPVFAFSGDFEDLPEETKKKYAKSSLKDSSELFDQIGALVREEQLYLDFDLKLNTLSEKLGSSIHHVSQAINQNSGMSFPDFINGFRIEEAKKRLLMPKPDTIFAISLDVGFNSKAAFYTAFKKVTSQTPTEFKKAFKS; the protein is encoded by the coding sequence ATGGATGCTTTAAACATAGCCCCCTTATTAAGTCTCACCGTAGGGGTGTTTTTGTTTATTTTCATTTTATTCCGAAAATCGGGTCTGGGCAGGGATAAAAGGCTTCGCTATGTTTTGGCGGCACTGGTCTTTTATTTTGCATTTGTATCGTTTGACTACTACACTACCCTGAGCGAGCGTGGGAGCAATTGGTACTTTGGAATATCCTATATGTTCCATCATCTGGTAGGGTTTCTGTTCTATTACTTTATTGCCCTATTGATAAAATTGCCGGTAGCCTTTAAAAAATGGGTGTTCATCGTGAGCGGCATTACCCTGCTGAGATGGTTGTTCTTTTATCCCCTATTTGAATATGAAAATATAGATGAGTTCTTTACATTACTACAGACCTCAGAGTATGCCGAGTGGTTGTTCTTAGAATACCTCTTGGTCACCTTACTCAATATTTTCTTCTTCTTCTTGGCATTCTATCGGTTTAGAAAGGCGCCGATGGCATTGGTGCTTACCAAAGATGAAAAGCTCAAGTACAAATGGGCCAAATTGATACTGATCGCACTTGTTATTTTACAACTGGGCATGTTCATCAACCTTTTGGTAAACGGATATACCATGGACACCTATCAAATCTCCATGAAATTTGAATCGCTGTTGATCGCTATTTTCTTTTTCATTTTTGCCTATTCCATCATGCATTTTCCGGTATTTGCCTTTTCGGGCGACTTTGAAGATCTACCCGAAGAGACCAAAAAGAAATATGCAAAGTCTTCGTTGAAAGATTCGTCTGAACTCTTTGATCAAATAGGCGCCTTGGTAAGGGAAGAACAATTGTATCTGGATTTCGACTTGAAATTGAATACGTTATCTGAAAAGTTGGGAAGCTCCATCCATCATGTTTCGCAGGCAATCAATCAAAACTCGGGCATGAGTTTTCCTGATTTTATCAACGGTTTTCGAATTGAGGAAGCAAAAAAGCGACTGCTCATGCCAAAACCGGACACGATTTTTGCCATATCGCTCGATGTGGGGTTCAATAGTAAAGCGGCATTTTATACCGCCTTTAAAAAAGTGACCTCCCAAACCCCAACAGAATTTAAAAAGGCCTTCAAAAGTTAG
- a CDS encoding ABC transporter six-transmembrane domain-containing protein, translated as MLNGRQIVDKDRIWKGIKKRLDSERVTIRSVLLEFKWKLIFIFFLILIESAIELLIPLFIGFAIDNALDGSYTGAIQLGVLGTLIILIGGGRRFFDSRIYAKIYRRLGNATLLRIEENQSSIKTARLGMINEIIEFLENSLPALISTIIGMAGVVIIIASLNLNVFLAGLVATFLVFLIYFLTRKRTTHFNSVYNNEFEKQVDIITTNDDTLLASHLKNMMKWNIKLSDLEVFNFSMSWLVLIGFLVLSIIFSASLGNMTYGALFSLIIYVFQYIESVIALPAFYQNWLRLKEIKERLEKL; from the coding sequence ATGCTAAACGGACGGCAAATAGTCGACAAAGATAGAATCTGGAAAGGTATCAAAAAACGGCTCGATTCTGAAAGGGTGACCATACGGTCAGTGCTCTTGGAGTTCAAGTGGAAGCTTATCTTCATATTCTTTTTGATCTTGATAGAATCGGCTATCGAGCTGCTGATTCCTTTGTTCATTGGCTTTGCGATAGACAATGCCCTTGACGGAAGTTATACGGGTGCCATTCAGCTTGGTGTATTGGGTACGCTCATCATTCTGATCGGTGGGGGGCGCCGATTTTTCGATTCAAGAATCTATGCCAAGATATATCGAAGGCTGGGCAATGCAACGCTCTTGAGAATTGAAGAAAATCAGTCGTCGATCAAAACCGCAAGGTTGGGGATGATCAATGAGATTATCGAGTTTTTGGAAAATTCCCTTCCGGCGTTGATCTCCACTATTATTGGAATGGCAGGGGTGGTCATCATCATTGCGAGTCTTAATCTCAATGTATTTCTTGCAGGCCTTGTTGCCACATTTTTGGTCTTTCTCATTTATTTTTTGACCAGAAAAAGAACTACACATTTCAATAGCGTCTACAACAACGAGTTTGAAAAGCAAGTAGATATTATCACGACAAACGATGATACACTGTTGGCATCTCATCTAAAAAACATGATGAAATGGAATATTAAGCTATCTGACCTGGAAGTATTCAATTTTTCAATGTCATGGCTTGTCTTAATCGGGTTTTTGGTACTCTCCATAATTTTCTCGGCAAGCCTGGGCAATATGACATATGGAGCTTTGTTTTCGCTGATCATCTATGTTTTTCAATACATAGAAAGCGTAATCGCCTTACCAGCGTTTTACCAAAATTGGTTACGACTGAAAGAAATAAAGGAGCGGTTAGAAAAGCTGTGA
- a CDS encoding response regulator: MKQTTIFIIDDDLVSQFATRYCIEQYDKEFNIVACGSAEEGLRVCANLLDEKEELPDIILLDLVMGDMNGWAFIENLELLTGDRKKPEIYVLSAFVNSKDRAIAKQHSLISGYFDKPLTKSSLNKIFSPKAAR; encoded by the coding sequence TTGAAACAGACTACGATTTTTATCATAGACGATGATCTGGTATCGCAATTTGCGACCCGTTATTGTATTGAGCAGTACGACAAGGAGTTCAATATTGTGGCTTGCGGGAGTGCTGAAGAGGGATTAAGGGTCTGTGCCAATCTGTTGGATGAAAAGGAAGAATTGCCTGATATCATTCTTCTAGATTTGGTCATGGGCGATATGAACGGATGGGCATTTATCGAGAACCTCGAGCTGCTGACCGGCGATCGTAAAAAACCTGAGATTTATGTACTGTCTGCATTTGTAAATTCAAAAGATAGGGCAATTGCAAAACAACATTCACTGATTTCAGGATATTTTGACAAACCTCTGACCAAAAGCAGTCTCAATAAAATTTTCTCGCCAAAGGCCGCTCGTTGA
- a CDS encoding DUF6691 family protein — translation MKSLLFLLVGVFFGIVLFKSEAASWFRIYEMFQFDALHMYGIIGSALVLGVLFTKWVKKSGVRSFFGEKIIIMPKEKGVVRYAVGGTLFGLGWALAGACPGPMYVLAGAGYWPILIVIFGALLGAFAYGYLKKGLPH, via the coding sequence ATGAAAAGTTTATTATTTCTTTTGGTCGGTGTTTTTTTCGGAATTGTCTTGTTCAAATCAGAAGCCGCTTCTTGGTTTCGTATTTACGAAATGTTTCAATTCGACGCCCTACATATGTATGGTATCATAGGTTCGGCCTTGGTATTGGGCGTACTTTTCACCAAATGGGTCAAAAAGTCTGGTGTAAGATCGTTTTTTGGTGAAAAGATTATCATAATGCCCAAAGAGAAAGGGGTTGTTCGTTACGCAGTTGGTGGCACCCTCTTTGGCCTAGGGTGGGCTTTGGCCGGCGCATGTCCGGGGCCGATGTACGTATTGGCCGGTGCAGGGTATTGGCCAATTTTGATCGTTATCTTTGGGGCATTGCTCGGGGCTTTTGCCTACGGTTACTTGAAAAAGGGCTTACCACATTGA
- a CDS encoding YeeE/YedE family protein, with protein MEALYNPWPWYVSGPLIALTMALLILMGKRFGMSSNLETLCSLSGAGKFADYFKVDTRPRRWNLLVVVGAVLGGFIGANFLSSDHQVAISDTSIEKLNLLGFKSAGEAYLPTELFSGEALSEPLIWGILLIGGFLVGFGARYAGGCTSGHAISGLSDLQLPSLIAVIGFFAGGLAMVHVLFPLIF; from the coding sequence ATGGAAGCATTGTACAACCCTTGGCCTTGGTATGTTTCTGGGCCTTTGATCGCATTGACCATGGCCTTATTGATACTGATGGGGAAACGCTTTGGTATGTCATCAAACCTCGAAACCCTTTGTTCTTTGAGCGGTGCCGGAAAATTTGCCGATTATTTCAAGGTAGATACCCGACCCCGGAGATGGAATCTGCTAGTGGTAGTAGGAGCGGTATTGGGTGGTTTTATCGGAGCTAATTTTCTATCATCTGACCACCAAGTTGCCATAAGCGATACTAGTATTGAAAAATTGAACCTGCTCGGTTTCAAGAGTGCTGGTGAAGCCTATTTGCCTACTGAACTTTTTTCTGGCGAAGCGCTATCAGAACCTTTGATTTGGGGCATTTTGCTTATAGGTGGTTTTTTGGTGGGGTTTGGTGCCCGTTATGCCGGAGGCTGTACCTCGGGCCATGCCATTTCGGGCTTGAGTGATCTGCAATTGCCATCGTTGATTGCCGTAATCGGTTTTTTTGCTGGCGGATTGGCAATGGTACACGTATTATTTCCCTTAATTTTTTAG
- a CDS encoding DUF2892 domain-containing protein: protein MRNRVIRAIAGSFVLISLLLAIYVNQNWLWFTAFVGVNLLQSSITKWCLMEDILKKLGVKD, encoded by the coding sequence ATGAGAAATAGAGTAATACGCGCCATTGCCGGAAGTTTTGTTTTGATAAGCCTGCTTTTGGCCATCTATGTAAACCAAAACTGGTTATGGTTCACCGCTTTTGTCGGGGTCAACCTCTTGCAATCGTCCATCACCAAATGGTGCTTGATGGAAGATATTTTAAAGAAATTGGGAGTAAAGGACTGA
- a CDS encoding efflux RND transporter permease subunit, whose product MKEGLAGKIAKGFLTSKLTVLLMIVFMVIGVYSSFLIPREEEPQIDVPMADIFVGYPGADPTEVESRITKPLEKIISNIKGVEYVYSTSMNEAGMVIVQFYVGEDIERSLVRLYDEINKHMDQMPQGVTMPLVKTRAIDDVPMLGLTVWSEVYDDYQLSQISDELINEIEKVNDVSITKKIGGRDRQFRVVMDKDRLAGLGLDFLRVAQMIRINHSQKDAGSFTANDTEFHVTTGNFLRTKNDLDLLVVGTNNDQPVYLKQVARVLDGPELPKKYVSFGYGAASGEQMEKYPSEYPAVTISIAKRKGADAMKIADMVLDKVEYLKKTLLTDGVQVAVTRNYGETASQKVSELLLHLIGAIIAVTFVVMLAMGWRGGLVVFLSVPITFALTLLSYYLLDYTLNRITLFALVFVTGIVVDDSIIIAENMHRHFKMKHLPFKDAALYAINEVGNPTILATLTVIASVLPMAFVSGLMGPYMSPMPIGASIAMLLSLFVALTITPYLGYLFLREKENKRQGKKAAKTIQDSFIYRMYDRFERPLIENGKKRWLFLGITVLLLLGSVALFFTKTVAVKMLPFDNKNEFQVVIDMPEGTTLERTAVVSKEIATYLSQQSEVVNYQSYIGVSAPITFNGLVRHYDLRQGSNMGDIQVNLVDKHDRSTQSHAIAKKFRGPIQEIAKRHNANVKIVEVPPGPPVLSTIVAEVYGPDYGEQIKVADKVKTILNETADVVDVDWMVESDQEQFDFVVDKEKTMLYGVTTTQIVHTMNMLLSENPVAHVYQTEAYDQIGVVLTTEEKDRSSLEDLLGVKVTSQSGQFYPIGDLVRVKRGIKPKSIYRKNQKRVVYVMSDMAGELESPVYAILGMTDKLNEIALPQGHQMNERYMEQPQYQDDFTVKWDGEWQITLEVFRDLGIAFLGVIIIIYMLIVGWFQNFKAPMVMMAAIPLSLVGIVLGHWLMGAFFTATSFIGMIALAGIMVRNSVLLIDFVNLRVNEGAALKQAVIEAGAVRTTPILLTAGTVVIGAFVILFDPIFQGLAISLMGGTIASTVLTLLVVPLVYYMMERKNFKE is encoded by the coding sequence ATGAAGGAAGGACTAGCAGGAAAAATAGCAAAGGGGTTTTTGACCTCAAAATTGACGGTGCTATTAATGATCGTGTTTATGGTCATCGGGGTATATAGCTCATTTTTGATTCCCCGTGAAGAAGAACCGCAGATCGATGTGCCCATGGCTGATATTTTTGTGGGCTATCCCGGCGCAGATCCCACCGAAGTGGAATCGCGGATCACCAAACCCTTAGAGAAGATCATCTCTAACATCAAAGGGGTAGAATATGTGTACTCCACCTCCATGAACGAAGCCGGTATGGTAATCGTACAGTTTTATGTGGGAGAGGATATTGAACGTTCCTTGGTGCGTTTGTATGACGAAATCAACAAGCATATGGACCAAATGCCCCAAGGCGTGACCATGCCCTTGGTAAAGACCCGGGCCATAGATGATGTGCCCATGTTGGGGCTTACCGTTTGGAGCGAGGTGTACGACGATTACCAACTGAGCCAAATTTCAGACGAGCTGATCAATGAGATTGAAAAGGTGAACGATGTATCCATCACCAAAAAAATAGGTGGCAGGGACCGCCAATTCAGGGTGGTGATGGACAAGGATCGTTTAGCTGGACTAGGACTCGACTTTTTGCGAGTGGCCCAAATGATCAGGATTAACCATAGCCAAAAGGATGCCGGCAGCTTTACTGCCAACGATACCGAGTTTCATGTGACCACAGGAAATTTTCTTCGCACCAAAAACGACTTGGACCTATTGGTGGTAGGGACCAACAATGACCAACCGGTGTACCTTAAGCAAGTGGCCCGGGTGTTGGATGGCCCTGAACTGCCCAAAAAATATGTATCCTTCGGTTATGGGGCGGCCAGTGGTGAACAGATGGAAAAATATCCTTCGGAATATCCGGCAGTGACCATTTCCATTGCCAAGCGCAAAGGGGCCGATGCCATGAAAATTGCCGATATGGTTTTGGACAAAGTGGAGTACCTTAAAAAAACCTTGCTTACCGATGGCGTTCAGGTGGCCGTAACCCGAAACTATGGGGAAACCGCTTCACAAAAGGTTTCAGAGCTGTTATTGCACCTGATCGGGGCCATTATTGCCGTGACCTTTGTGGTAATGTTGGCCATGGGTTGGCGAGGTGGATTGGTAGTCTTCCTCTCCGTGCCCATCACCTTTGCACTTACGCTCTTGAGCTATTATCTCTTGGATTATACCCTGAACCGGATCACTCTTTTTGCCTTGGTGTTCGTTACGGGAATCGTAGTTGACGATTCCATTATCATTGCGGAGAACATGCACCGGCATTTTAAGATGAAGCATCTGCCCTTTAAAGATGCTGCCCTCTATGCAATCAATGAGGTGGGCAATCCAACCATTTTGGCCACCTTAACGGTTATTGCTTCGGTACTGCCCATGGCCTTTGTGTCTGGTCTAATGGGGCCGTATATGTCGCCCATGCCCATTGGGGCTTCCATAGCCATGTTGCTGTCCCTTTTTGTGGCCCTTACCATTACACCCTACCTAGGATATCTTTTCTTAAGGGAAAAAGAAAACAAGCGCCAGGGAAAAAAAGCGGCCAAGACCATTCAAGATTCCTTTATCTACCGAATGTACGATCGCTTTGAGCGTCCGCTTATCGAAAATGGTAAAAAACGATGGCTGTTCTTGGGTATCACGGTGTTGTTGTTGCTGGGTTCGGTAGCGTTGTTCTTTACCAAGACCGTAGCTGTAAAAATGTTGCCTTTCGACAACAAGAACGAATTTCAGGTGGTCATCGACATGCCTGAGGGCACCACCTTGGAACGTACGGCCGTGGTATCCAAAGAAATTGCCACCTATCTGTCACAACAAAGCGAAGTGGTCAATTATCAATCTTATATAGGAGTATCGGCACCCATTACCTTTAACGGACTGGTACGTCACTACGATTTGCGCCAAGGCAGTAATATGGGCGATATTCAGGTGAATTTGGTTGACAAGCACGATCGCAGTACCCAAAGCCATGCCATTGCCAAAAAATTCCGTGGCCCAATACAGGAAATCGCCAAACGGCATAACGCCAATGTGAAAATTGTAGAAGTGCCCCCTGGTCCCCCGGTATTGTCCACTATTGTAGCTGAAGTCTATGGTCCAGATTACGGTGAACAGATCAAAGTGGCCGATAAGGTAAAGACCATCTTGAACGAAACCGCCGATGTGGTGGATGTGGATTGGATGGTGGAAAGTGATCAAGAGCAATTCGATTTCGTGGTGGATAAGGAAAAAACAATGTTGTATGGGGTAACCACCACGCAAATTGTGCATACCATGAACATGCTGCTTTCAGAAAACCCGGTTGCCCATGTGTACCAGACCGAAGCCTATGATCAAATTGGGGTGGTACTGACGACGGAAGAAAAAGACCGTTCCAGCTTGGAAGACCTGTTGGGGGTTAAGGTGACCTCCCAAAGCGGACAGTTCTATCCCATAGGTGATTTGGTACGGGTGAAAAGAGGGATAAAGCCAAAGAGTATTTACCGCAAGAACCAAAAGCGAGTGGTCTATGTGATGTCTGATATGGCCGGAGAGCTTGAAAGTCCGGTCTATGCCATTTTGGGAATGACGGACAAGCTCAACGAAATTGCCCTGCCCCAGGGCCACCAAATGAACGAACGCTATATGGAACAGCCCCAATATCAAGACGATTTTACCGTAAAGTGGGACGGGGAGTGGCAGATTACCCTAGAGGTCTTCCGCGACCTTGGCATTGCCTTTTTGGGGGTCATCATCATCATCTATATGTTAATCGTGGGCTGGTTCCAAAACTTTAAGGCACCCATGGTTATGATGGCAGCCATACCCTTGTCGTTGGTGGGCATTGTGCTGGGTCATTGGCTAATGGGCGCCTTTTTTACGGCTACCTCATTTATTGGTATGATTGCCCTGGCCGGGATCATGGTTCGCAATTCGGTGCTGTTGATCGATTTTGTCAACCTTAGGGTCAACGAAGGGGCGGCCCTAAAACAGGCGGTCATAGAGGCCGGTGCCGTAAGAACTACCCCCATTCTGTTGACGGCGGGCACGGTGGTCATTGGGGCCTTCGTGATTTTGTTCGATCCCATTTTTCAAGGTTTGGCCATCTCTTTGATGGGCGGTACCATTGCCTCTACCGTACTTACCCTGTTGGTGGTGCCCTTGGTGTATTATATGATGGAACGCAAAAATTTTAAGGAATAA